In Prunus dulcis chromosome 1, ALMONDv2, whole genome shotgun sequence, the following are encoded in one genomic region:
- the LOC117616337 gene encoding probable receptor-like protein kinase At1g80640 isoform X2, translated as MKLLLVIALNLLLLLVHQNQPCPICVGATPDPLVSSILAPLSSPISPIASSMASFSPEIQEGSEGHQMEPHRKMLIALIVTCTALGVVLLSLLCLWVYHKKCPHKSHKKSAQSSDAEKGLALGPFMGKFNSIRMVSKKGSVSVIEYKVLEKGTNNFRDSNIIGEGGFGCVYKARLDDNLLVAVKKLDCASQDAEREFENEVELLHKIQHPNIISFLGCSTDGDTRFIVYELMHNGSLETQLHGPSRGSALTWHMRMKIALDAARGLEHLHEYCNPPVIHRDLKTSNILLDANFNAKLSDFGLAVADGAKNSNNIKLSGTLGYVAPEYLLDGKLTDKSDVYAFGIVLLELLLGRRPVEKLAPTQCQSIVTWAMPQLTDRSKLPNIVDPVIKDTMDLKHLYQVSELQTQLLL; from the exons AtgaagcttcttcttgttattGCTCTCAATTTGCTTTTGCTGCTTGTACACCAAAATCAGCCATGTCCCATTTGTGTTGGTGCCACACCTGACCCACTTGTTTCCTCCATATTAGCTCCGCTTTCCTCACCCATTTCTCCAATTGcttcatcaatggcttccTTCTCTCCAG AAATTCAAGAAGGAAGTGAAGGGCATCAAATGGAGCCACATAGGAAAATGCTAATTGCTCTCATTGTCACCTGCACTGCACTTGGTGTAGTTTTGTTGTCACTGTTGTGCTTGTGGGTTTATCACAAGAAATGTCCACACAAGTCCCACAAGAAAAGTGCTCAGAGCTCAG ATGCTGAGAAGGGGCTTGCATTGGGTCCATTTATGGGTAAATTCAATTCCATAAGGATGGTTTCTAAGAAAGGATCTGTTTCAGTAATTGAATATAAAGTACTCGAAAAAGGCACCAACAATTTCCGGGACAGCAACATTATTGGTGAGGGTGGATTTGGATGTGTTTATAAGGCTCGGTTGGATGATAATTTGCTTGTTGCAGTCAAGAAACTAGACTGTGCAAGTCAGGATGCTGAGAGAGAATTTGAG AATGAGGTGGAGTTGTTACATAAAATTCAGCATCCAAATATAATTTCCTTTTTGGGTTGTAGTACTGATGGTGACACGAGGTTCATTGTTTATGAGTTGATGCATAATGGATCTCTGGAAACTCAATTGCATG GACCGTCTCGTGGTTCAGCACTAACATGGCATATGCGAATGAAAATTGCTCTTGATGCAGCAAG AGGATTAGAACATCTGCATGAGTACTGCAACCCTCCAGTGATCCATAGAGATCTGAAAACATCTAATATTCTTTTAGATGCCAACTTCAATGCCAAG CTTTCTGATTTTGGTCTTGCTGTGGCTGATGGGGCCAAAAACAGTAATAACATCAAGCTCTCTGGCACCTTGGGTTATGTTGCTCCAGAGTATCTTTTAGATG GTAAATTGACAGACAAGAGTGATGTCTATGCTTTCGGGATTGTGCTTCTGGAGCTTCTACTAGGAAGAAGGCCTGTAGAAAAACTGGCACCAACTCAGTGCCAATCTATAGTCACATGG GCCATGCCTCAGCTCACTGACAGATCAAAGCTTCCAAACATTGTGGATCCTGTGATCAAAG